The Cicer arietinum cultivar CDC Frontier isolate Library 1 chromosome 1, Cicar.CDCFrontier_v2.0, whole genome shotgun sequence genome contains the following window.
AGAAAGTCGGGCACCTTACCATGCTAAAGTCAAAGTTGTGAATTTCATTTTCATGTTGAGTGACTTCTTTGACctattaaattgaatttgaacCACTTTTCTATGATATACATTGTCTTAATTAGCAACCACATTAATGGTCACCACCATAACTGACACGACACATAAGTAATCAAATGTTCAACATGTCAAATTAGGATTCCACATCATAATGATGAACATGAAAATCAAAGTATCATTGTATCTATTGTTGAAAGAATGGTATTGACAATTGAAATTTGAGAGTGGTTCAaaagtatattatatttttcaattttaacttaCCTAAAATATACATAGAACGTAATTTTGGAAATTCAATAtagcataaattttttttacagaaccaaaattattttttaaactagtGCAAACATGTGAATATTTTATGTATGTATGGATCAtaattttcttgtgttttccggacccacattatatatattaaattccGATTAACTTCAACGAAGTTGCTGTGGTGTAGTGGTTATCACGTTAGTCTTACACACTAAAGGTCTCCAGTTCGATCCTGGGCAgcaacatatttatttatataaaattatttttgaatgaaGTTTAATGCTTAATTTTTGTCATCTCGCATAGTGGGTATTTGTTTTTGTCGTACCTGTTATTGCAATTAGTCATTgacatcaaaaaaattaattatgaaaacTACCCACtattttgttttgcttttttttttttttttacaaaagccATTATTTATGGTTGGATTTATTTCGAAACTTAATTAGTAACATTTACATTGAAGACgtgtttttattttactgacatttaattatttttctataaaaattagttaaaaaaaataaacggtataaagaataattttattaaattgtccACATTATAATATGAACCATTAGAGaatcacaaaattaaaataaaaagtaatatttcATTAGAAATTAATACAtcacttaaaaatataaaaaattgaaacattaAAATGCCATTAGTTATATAACACAAATAGAGTACGCAACACCTCACTTTCATTTAATTGTatacttaaatttattttgtgtcaAACGTTGAGTTAAGAGACTTCACATGAGACttgaattaaattaagtaaaCTGTTGAGAATTAAAAAAGAATCATGCAGATCAATCAGACCTTGTAGGAAAATCAAAACAAGTgaattatgttattattacaTGAGCATGAGAATTGTGATTAAATTAtgttgtcaaaattgaaattatgaTAAACCTGACTCGTGTTGGCGATGGTTCTCATTAAGGAGTAACCTGTAATAACAAGAGGAGACAGAAAATGTAATGGTTGATCTCAATGTTCAATGTacataacattaaaaaatgtaaGAGTTTAATAACTCggtgtttgaagaaatataataataagagtCTAATCATAGATATCAACACAACTAAACTTTCAAGTAAGGTTAGACCTTGGGGTACTATAGAGGATATTTCTAAGTGGCTTGGAGGTAACATTTCAATGCTAAAAATTATTgaacaattataatttaatcataaCTAATCACTTACATGAGTCTCCAATTAAGTGAGCAAGTCTATAGGATGTTGTTAGGTTCAAGTTCGAGTGGTTAAGTGTTACGTCAATAAAAATGTGATAAATGTTAGATATATTAGAGTGATGTCACATATACTTATTAACTTAAAATTTTGTGTAGAAATATGTTGTTAAAAAGTATCTTATCCATCATAGAATAATTAGTCCGTAATTATTCTTGCGCTCTCCCGAACACGTCAATAAATGTGAATATTCATCATTTAATGTGACAAAATAACATTGTGTCTTCTCATCAAATGCTTCATAATTAACTATAAGGTGTTTAAGAAGTGTGCAAATTATCACTTTGCATAATCACTGCGTTGCTACTGATTGTGATTACCTGTTATATAAGGTGTTGCCAATATTTGTTATCATTTGTTTGTTAGTGAATAtgttattaattgttatttataatttagtgTTATTACtgttcatattaattaattgttactaATCGTGATAATGGTTCCTACGTGTTAGGTGTAATGGAATATTGTTATACGTTTCTTTACACTTAACTATGTGATTTCAGTATACATGTTTATTCTGCATTTTTATACCTTAAGCATGATATTgaattattcattatttatgtTTGTGTGTTTGGCTTATTGACATACGTCCTACAGACATTTACTATCATATTAGCTGACGTCACATACATATTTGAAGGTAATATTGTTTATTAGTGTTGAATTTAGAttcacttattttaaaaattcttactTTAATAGGTGACATCAAGTTGAGGTATATAATGTGTTTATTAATAGAACTATTTTGTCATATAAATGATAAAtgcataaataaaattataaatcttatgaaattaaatattaccTTGATTTCCTTTCgatattttataaacaatttgaaaaagtttttgGAGGTTTAGTTAGGGTGTTAGTGTGTCACAAAGTTATTTAttataacaaacaaacaaatggAGTACTTTAGCATTTATTCCCCTTTATTGCTTTTGAATGAAAAAGGTAATTTCCCcctattttgttttatatttgttacGTGTACAATAGCTAAAATTATTTAGAAGTTGTGTGGAGTATTTAATTGTTTGTTGTGATGTTATATCATATGGTGGATAGGAGTTTGTTTTACTCAAATTGCCATGTTTGAGCTTTGGGATAGGGATGTGTTGGTTCCGTTTCACGTGTTTGATTGACTTGttaaacaaaattgataaaatttcaaGTGATAAATCTGAGAGTAGTAAAAAGTGATAAATATTCTTACTAATATAGAAAAAAAGACAATCACTTTAAAATACggttaaaaagataaattttttaagaagtcTTAAAACATAATACAATTATTGATAATAAATgtattgaattttgtttatgAATGAATCATAATACAGTGGATCATTCTATTATATAAGTTTTTGTCCTAAGTTGTTTATCTATTTAACTATTGTTTTGTTAAATGATCAACATAATgcaaaaaatcataaacaacaAAGATAGTAGTTCATCATAAATTCTTTACAAATTATGTTTATCTTATCATTTCTCattttaatagatttaaatgTACGTCATTTACGATACATTATGTTTATaagtaaatatattataattggtATATATAATTACTATTAAATACTTCAATTAATAGCAAGTCcactaatatattattattttcttatactATAATGTTGCATCTAATCATTTgttctaaatataaataaaaattaattaaaaaatatttatatatttgaaccAAATgcatacattattttaaaaaaaaattattaatattttgggaaaaaataattttaaataaaatccttcaaataatataaaataataaaagacactttaatttttttatactcaAGAAGACACTTTAATTGAACTATTGAAGCAAAAGGAAACACCAgaggaataaaaaataaaattcgaATCTACTCCTACCTTTCCTTATCTTAATGATGTAGTAGCTTCAACTCCACTTCAATAACCGTTTATCATAAATAATCAAGCGGTCACCAATGAATGCCTCACTCCATTCCCATGCTCCTCACGCACACCGTTGCACAAAACATTTCCATATATAACCAAAAAAACCACAAACTACTAATAAACCATTTCTGCATTAAAAAACCGCTCTCAAATTTCTGATAAACAGTTTCTTTTTATCTCTTTCGCATCTAATTTTCCCTCTTCATTTTCCCTCACTTTCTCTTGCTTTCTCGCTCTTCAACAAACCCTCGCCTCGCGCTTTCTTTCTTACCGGCGACACATGGAGATGTCGATGGAAGATTTGCGCTCGTTTCAGATCCTTTCCATGGTTCTCTCCGCGTTTTTCCGTTTCGCTCGATCTCCACTAATACCGAAGAATTCTAAACCTATTAAACAACGAATAGCTAGGTTCACTGCGGCGTTTTAAGGTTTCTTCTTCAAATTTCAATTCACTgcattttagtttaattttttgtacTTTTATGCTCGAAATTGGAAAATTAGGATCGTTGACTCACGACTCATGATTTCTTGCGCTTTTTGAATCTTTGCTGTTGGTATGAATTTGTTTATCCTAACTTTGGATATGAGAGAGATTCGTcgttaaatcaaaatttaagtCTGAGAAATTTTACTGGTACGATTCTAGGGTTTGAAATTAAGGTTTCAATGTCTTTGAAATCTTCTTCCGAGAAAGATTAGGAGATTATTTTTGTTGGAAGTTCAGAGAAAGTTCTTGTTGTATTTGTGTATTCTTGTGTGGTGTTGAATTTTGCGTTTGGAATTTTTGGCGGAAAATTTCAAATGGGTGGAAAGTTAGAATTAGGGCCTCCGAAGGTTGGTGTTTCCAATCCTAGAGAGAAAGCTGCGAGGATTATACTTAGAACCATTAGATCTCAAGGGCATCCTTACATTGAGTTGCGTGAAAATGGAAAAAGATTCATATATTTCTGCATTTTATGTCTTGCTCCATGCTACGGTGATGAAGTTGTGTATGATCACTTGAAAGGTAAGCTTCATAGGGGTAGACTGGCTTCTGCTAAACGTACTCTGCTGAAACCGAATCCATGGCCTTTTAATGATGGTCTCATATTCTTTTATACTTCGACTGATAATGATAAAGAACAGGAAACTAGAAATACTTACCGGAGTAGATTGTTGAAGTTAATTGAAAGTGACAATGACAATAGTCGTGCCATCGTGAGGTTTGGTGAAGAAGCTCAGTCGGAGGTTTTACCAATTGCGACAGATGATACACTAGCCGATGGTGTTACGTTGGTGATTCCTCGTCTGCAGATTGCAGATAGAACTATTGATGTAAAAGTTAGGAAAGTTGGCCTGGGGAAGATTTCTGCCAGGTTTGTTGAGAAGTATGGCTCTTCGAATGAGAATGAGATTAAAAGAATTTGGTGTGAATGGTTAGGAAAAGAGAATAGGCAACAAGATGACATTGAGGTTCAAGAGCATGATTTTGGGGTTGTAATTTTCCCTTACAGTTATGATTTGGGTCGGGAAGGATTGGTTGATGATACTGAGTCATTACTCCTATCTGCCTCTATGGTAGAACCGGAAAATGAAAGTAAAAGTGGCCGAAAGAGAAAAGCACCATTTTCTGACCATGAAGATGTTGGTGATTTAATCAGCAAGCAGTATGCTCCATCTGCAGAAGAGTCTTCACCTTTGAACAATGCCGCCTCAACATCGACACTCGATCAATGCAACAGTCAGCTTCTTCGCACTAAGTTCGTTTCAAGCAAGGCTATTAGAAAGGCAATGAGACAGCGAGAGCGCTTAGCAGCAGAGCAAGTGTGTAACATCTGTCGACAAAAAATTATTCCTGGTAGAGATGTTGCAGCATTTTTGAATTTAAAGACTGGAAGAATAGCTTGCTGCAGTCGGAATCCAAAGGGGGTAAAATCATTTCATTAATGCTCTGTTCTTGGTTTGCtatatttatttgttagtaATAAAGCAAGCTTGCATAAAAACTTTAGATTTAGATATTGAAAGTTGAAACTGCAGTTTATTCACAATACATGTATTCAAAACTTTGGAAAAGAGTTTTCATTTTTCGTTTATCTAAATAGAAAAGTTATATTGGCATTTATATGCAGGCATTTCATGTGTTTCATACGGCCTGTGTTATACACTGGATACTCTTGTGTGAATATGAAATAATCACAAATCGTTTAGCTCATCCAAATGCTAGTCAAGAAGGGAAGAGAAAGATTGTATCATGTAGTGGTAGAGAAGACAAGGATATCAAACATGTTTTCTGTCCAGAGTGTCAAGGTGCTGGTCTGATCATTGCAGATGGGTTAGAGTACCCACAATTTTGTTCTCTGTCCCAGGTTTGTTCATTACATAGATAATCCTTTCTTAATCCTCCATCTTATATAGTCTCTCTTCCCTTTTGGCTTTCTTTGAGTATTGATATCGTAATTTTAGGTTAATATTCTCTAGCggtaaaaaaagtttatttgggaataataatttttgtgcAGATCTTCAGATTGAAATTAATGATAGGTCAAAAACGAAACCAATGGATCAAGAATCCTGAAGATTTACAGAATTGCTCAATTGGGTTTCATTTTCCTTCGCAATCCAAAGAGATAGCTGAGGTTTGTTAACATTTCTGCATTGATTTTCATCTGAACATAGATAATCATGAGTGTTGATCTTCTAACATATATTGCAATCCCTTTGTTCCAGGAAAAAGTGGAGCCCATAAAAATGTTGCATTTCTATCGCGCTGATGATCAGAGTTTGGGGCCGAATTCTGCGAATGTTACATTTTAGTTTGTAGACAGTTGTATATCTGAGTATGGCTTTGCATTTTCAAGAACTATGTAGATTTTTAGGTAAAAATTTAGGTTGAAAAACTTGAGTTGTATAACCTCGTAGACAGTCTCCACTCTCCAGATTTAACATTGTGTATACATGTTCTTATGACATATGTGTACATGGTAAAGGAAGATCAAATATCGTTTTAAAGTTGCATTGTTGCTCCCTCACTTCTTATTTCTGCtctatttatttacaaattatgcagttaattaattattgttatttccCAGCATAAATTCTATAGTAGGGATATATTTTACTTGTATTGCTACTAGTTTATTACTGTACTTTATCGTTAagatcctttttttttttttaattatgaaatcgTTAAGATCCTTGGATACACGTTTCACCTTGTACTCCTAACAATGAGGAGTTATGTATCTTCTCAGAACTGAGCCTTGTTTGTGGTTTAACTGTTTGATACTTGTTTggataaaaattgaaaatttcaataaaCAGGTTTTTTATGGTAGAATTTGTACTTGAATATATTCTTAAGCCAATTAAACTTGATTTTATTTCAACTATTtaacaaagaat
Protein-coding sequences here:
- the LOC101496693 gene encoding uncharacterized protein, which gives rise to MGGKLELGPPKVGVSNPREKAARIILRTIRSQGHPYIELRENGKRFIYFCILCLAPCYGDEVVYDHLKGKLHRGRLASAKRTLLKPNPWPFNDGLIFFYTSTDNDKEQETRNTYRSRLLKLIESDNDNSRAIVRFGEEAQSEVLPIATDDTLADGVTLVIPRLQIADRTIDVKVRKVGLGKISARFVEKYGSSNENEIKRIWCEWLGKENRQQDDIEVQEHDFGVVIFPYSYDLGREGLVDDTESLLLSASMVEPENESKSGRKRKAPFSDHEDVGDLISKQYAPSAEESSPLNNAASTSTLDQCNSQLLRTKFVSSKAIRKAMRQRERLAAEQVCNICRQKIIPGRDVAAFLNLKTGRIACCSRNPKGAFHVFHTACVIHWILLCEYEIITNRLAHPNASQEGKRKIVSCSGREDKDIKHVFCPECQGAGLIIADGLEYPQFCSLSQIFRLKLMIGQKRNQWIKNPEDLQNCSIGFHFPSQSKEIAEEKVEPIKMLHFYRADDQSLGPNSANVTF